A stretch of Candidatus Manganitrophaceae bacterium DNA encodes these proteins:
- a CDS encoding Ig-like domain-containing protein, giving the protein MTDRGIKKIQNQKGLSILIAIFLILNISGCGSGGSSPPSSDPSPPAVVSISPLPETTNVPLNSPLRMTFSEEMNPATLTADTLVVQTGGNRIAGAIQVEGKTVTFTPATPWGASATYNVTLLTGAKDLEGTPLQTEVSWTFETVAPPDTTRPTVSETAPASGAVNVPLNSIVSVTFSKEINPATVTAETIVLQAEGQPLSATLQVDGKTARLTPSSALKPQTPYTATVTTGVQDLAGNALAANDAWTFQTGTAADPGPRVLSTQPADATTGFATGPIAATFDHPIDPTTVTAQTFFLQKSDDLSSVPGSMIYDRNTNSVYFIPRSPLALATHYQAVLAVGIRDAAGVPLASEQRWSFTTEKPSPLIATAPSILTFMATPGGPAPTPLQMTLAERFGSNIQWSLTSDLPWLNLTPTSGSDSATLTATATTTQLDAGLHRGTVTITGPGAQVIPRKIPVQYALAESTACLDRRRAPYIAFMTPSSSTVAWECAPAGKVEWGVAPNLTEQREVTAEKGNKHFVTLSNLTPDTTYAYRVSTNDEVLGTGTFRTATGPESNRFSFVVFADSGEEGASSQRTLAALMEKLPISFGILPGDIVYAGGYESEFDPHYFAPYKKLISHLPFFPVVGNHDIVADRGATFKENFFHPQGNLYYDFHWGDTHFIALDSNRSNDPVQQAWLDQTLAASRSRWKIVYFHHPAYNSGLYGNNPNVLHDFLPAFEKYQVDVVFSGHAHDYERTVPINRITYFVTGGGGATLSKAGKSSFTAYSDSRHHFLLAEMTADTLTVKAIDETGAVFDRVVIGK; this is encoded by the coding sequence ATGACGGATAGAGGAATAAAAAAAATTCAGAATCAGAAGGGGCTCAGTATTTTAATAGCCATTTTTCTGATTCTGAACATCAGTGGCTGCGGCTCAGGCGGAAGCTCCCCTCCTAGTTCCGATCCCTCGCCCCCGGCCGTTGTTTCGATCTCTCCTCTCCCCGAAACAACCAATGTTCCGTTAAACAGTCCGCTCCGGATGACTTTCTCCGAAGAGATGAACCCCGCCACCCTGACGGCCGACACCCTCGTCGTCCAAACGGGCGGAAATCGGATTGCCGGCGCGATCCAGGTCGAAGGGAAAACGGTGACGTTTACCCCCGCCACGCCGTGGGGGGCGAGCGCCACGTATAATGTCACCCTTCTGACCGGCGCGAAAGATCTGGAGGGAACCCCCCTTCAGACGGAGGTCTCATGGACATTCGAGACGGTCGCTCCCCCCGACACAACACGACCGACCGTTTCAGAGACCGCTCCGGCATCGGGTGCCGTGAACGTCCCACTCAACAGCATCGTCAGCGTGACCTTTTCAAAAGAGATCAATCCGGCCACGGTCACCGCTGAGACGATCGTCCTGCAAGCGGAGGGGCAGCCCCTTTCGGCGACCCTCCAAGTCGACGGCAAAACTGCGCGCCTGACCCCGTCGTCCGCGCTAAAACCGCAGACCCCCTATACGGCAACCGTCACAACGGGAGTCCAAGATCTCGCGGGGAATGCGCTCGCTGCAAACGACGCCTGGACCTTTCAGACCGGAACGGCCGCTGATCCGGGACCGCGGGTGCTGAGCACGCAGCCGGCCGACGCCACGACCGGATTTGCAACGGGACCGATCGCCGCCACTTTCGACCATCCGATCGATCCAACGACCGTCACCGCACAGACCTTTTTTCTACAAAAGAGCGACGATTTGTCGTCGGTCCCGGGGTCGATGATCTATGATCGGAATACAAACTCGGTCTATTTCATCCCGCGCTCCCCGCTCGCTCTCGCGACCCATTACCAAGCGGTGTTGGCGGTCGGGATTCGGGATGCCGCCGGCGTTCCGCTCGCTTCGGAGCAGAGATGGAGTTTTACCACCGAGAAGCCGTCGCCGCTGATCGCCACCGCCCCCTCGATTTTAACTTTCATGGCGACCCCCGGCGGACCCGCGCCGACCCCGCTGCAGATGACCCTCGCGGAACGGTTCGGCAGCAACATCCAATGGTCGCTCACGAGCGACCTTCCCTGGTTGAACCTCACCCCGACATCGGGATCGGATTCGGCCACCCTCACCGCCACGGCGACCACCACCCAGTTGGATGCCGGTCTGCATCGTGGGACAGTGACGATCACCGGACCGGGGGCCCAAGTCATTCCGAGAAAAATTCCGGTCCAATATGCTCTGGCGGAATCAACCGCTTGCCTCGACCGAAGACGCGCCCCCTACATTGCTTTTATGACGCCGAGCAGCAGCACCGTCGCCTGGGAGTGCGCGCCGGCAGGAAAAGTTGAATGGGGCGTCGCGCCGAACCTCACCGAACAAAGGGAAGTCACGGCGGAAAAGGGGAACAAACATTTTGTGACCCTCTCGAATTTAACGCCGGATACGACGTATGCCTATCGGGTGAGCACGAACGATGAAGTCCTCGGAACGGGAACGTTTCGGACGGCGACGGGACCGGAGAGCAATCGGTTCAGCTTCGTTGTTTTTGCCGACAGCGGCGAAGAAGGCGCTTCCTCTCAGCGGACCCTCGCCGCTCTCATGGAGAAACTTCCGATCTCGTTTGGCATTCTGCCGGGGGATATCGTCTATGCCGGCGGCTATGAATCGGAATTCGATCCGCACTATTTCGCCCCTTACAAAAAGCTGATCTCCCATCTTCCGTTCTTTCCGGTGGTCGGAAACCACGACATCGTCGCCGACCGGGGGGCGACGTTTAAAGAAAACTTCTTTCATCCCCAGGGGAATCTTTATTACGACTTCCACTGGGGCGACACCCACTTCATCGCGCTCGACTCCAACCGCTCCAACGACCCGGTGCAGCAGGCCTGGCTCGATCAAACGCTGGCGGCGAGCCGCTCCCGCTGGAAGATCGTTTACTTTCACCATCCGGCATACAATAGCGGTCTCTACGGCAACAATCCCAACGTTTTACACGACTTTCTCCCCGCGTTCGAAAAATACCAGGTCGATGTCGTCTTCAGCGGCCACGCCCATGACTATGAACGGACCGTCCCAATCAATCGGATCACCTATTTCGTCACCGGCGGGGGAGGGGCCACCTTGAGCAAGGCGGGAAAAAGCAGTTTCACCGCCTATTCCGATTCGCGCCACCACTTCCTCTTGGCGGAGATGACCGCCGATACCCTCACGGTCAAGGCGATCGATGAAACCGGCGCGGTGTTCGACCGTGTGGTCATCGGCAAATGA
- a CDS encoding cation:proton antiporter — translation MIIIAALLSGLIERSGLPQVAAFLALGAILGPTGLNLFDVRLNSFLLQVVATLSLVLVLFTDAVSLNLKEVRRHLSLALLVLGPGTLLSAFLTGLTAWWLLGLSPAASAILGAALASTDPVLLRGVIKGERLPISVRQALRLESGLNDVVLLPIVLIGMMFLGNESLGPSGWSHFGLSLLVLGPGVGAAVGLLAVSALVMMRGRFGVRRDYESFYSLGVVFAAYAGAEAVHGSGFLAGFAAVMTIAALDVELCDCFLEYGETTAEMTLLFTFILFGTSLIWTGLTILNARTLAFAVIVLLIRPVAFLTSLSGIRLDRKGRFLIAWLGPRGLSSLLLILLPVFAGLPGSEQLFSLTCTVVLLSIVLHGGSLMWIGKKGRNSEGSKTAVEPAAPQPALSIGAEAAKGSDGLVSIDAMRQLQERGAPVVVLDARTDRSYEGSHENAEGAIRFLPNQDAGRQAAALGLPRDAWLIPFCACPHDETAVRVAQELRDAGWTRARALEGGWDAWMKTGLPVLERK, via the coding sequence GTGATTATCATCGCCGCCCTTTTGTCCGGCTTGATCGAGCGGAGCGGGCTTCCGCAGGTCGCCGCTTTTCTCGCCTTGGGCGCCATCTTGGGACCGACCGGCCTGAATCTCTTCGATGTGCGGCTCAACTCCTTCCTGCTTCAGGTGGTGGCGACCCTCAGCTTGGTCCTCGTCCTCTTTACCGATGCGGTCTCGCTCAACCTCAAAGAGGTCCGGCGACACCTCAGCTTGGCGTTGCTGGTGCTCGGCCCCGGGACGCTCCTCTCCGCCTTCTTGACGGGGCTGACCGCCTGGTGGCTGCTGGGGCTCTCCCCCGCCGCTTCGGCGATTCTCGGCGCGGCGCTCGCTTCGACCGATCCGGTGCTGCTCCGGGGGGTGATCAAAGGAGAGCGCCTTCCGATTTCGGTCCGCCAGGCGCTTCGGCTCGAGAGCGGACTCAACGATGTGGTCCTCTTGCCGATCGTCCTGATCGGGATGATGTTTCTTGGGAACGAATCGCTCGGCCCGTCGGGGTGGAGTCATTTCGGGCTCTCTCTCTTGGTGCTCGGTCCCGGCGTCGGGGCGGCGGTCGGACTCCTCGCGGTCAGCGCGTTGGTCATGATGCGGGGCCGGTTCGGCGTCCGGCGCGACTATGAATCGTTCTACTCGCTGGGGGTTGTCTTTGCCGCCTATGCGGGGGCGGAGGCGGTCCATGGGAGCGGGTTTCTCGCCGGGTTCGCGGCGGTGATGACGATCGCGGCGCTCGATGTCGAGCTCTGCGACTGCTTTCTGGAGTATGGGGAGACGACCGCCGAGATGACCCTCCTCTTTACCTTCATCCTCTTCGGCACGTCGTTGATCTGGACCGGGCTGACGATCCTCAACGCGCGCACCCTCGCCTTTGCCGTCATCGTCCTTCTGATCCGCCCGGTCGCCTTCCTCACCTCGCTCTCCGGCATCCGCTTGGATCGGAAGGGCCGCTTTCTCATCGCCTGGCTCGGGCCGCGCGGCTTGAGCTCGCTTCTTTTGATTCTCCTTCCGGTCTTTGCCGGTCTCCCCGGGAGCGAGCAGCTCTTCTCCCTTACCTGCACGGTGGTCCTCCTGTCGATTGTTCTGCATGGCGGGTCGTTGATGTGGATCGGGAAAAAAGGACGGAACTCGGAAGGGTCGAAGACCGCCGTCGAACCGGCGGCGCCACAGCCGGCGCTCTCCATCGGTGCTGAAGCGGCAAAAGGATCGGACGGATTGGTTTCGATCGACGCGATGCGGCAGCTTCAGGAGCGGGGCGCGCCGGTGGTCGTCCTCGATGCCCGGACCGATCGGTCGTATGAGGGGAGCCATGAGAATGCGGAGGGGGCGATCCGATTTCTCCCGAATCAGGATGCGGGACGGCAGGCGGCGGCGCTCGGACTGCCGCGCGATGCCTGGCTGATTCCCTTCTGCGCCTGCCCGCATGATGAGACGGCGGTCCGCGTGGCGCAGGAGTTGCGTGATGCCGGATGGACGCGCGCCCGCGCGCTGGAAGGGGGATGGGATGCCTGGATGAAGACCGGGCTTCCGGTCCTGGAACGGAAGTAA
- a CDS encoding SBBP repeat-containing protein, translated as MKSQLIVLALLLGLSMPLYAALPEPQSQTEKIQTAYGQLPLSFEENQGQTDAHVKFLSRGQGYTLFLTATEAVLTIQRKVDSRAGKNPLLPPLVLAMGLSGANRAPAILGEESLPGKQNYLIGNDPKKWQTDISTYQKVKYQNVYPGIDLVYYGNQRQLEYDFVIAPKADPRKIELQFKGAERIEIDDQGNLVLSVQGKMTQLQKPIIYQDNAGKRQIIPGGYLLKGKEKVGFQVTAYDRTRPLIIDPVLGYSTYLGGSSFDGGTAIAVDRSGNAYITGTTISSDFPTTAGSFQTVAPSSDASNVFVTKLNPAGTAIIYSTYLGGTIEDPNLDEGDGYDEASGIAVDGLGNAYIIGRTNSRNYPVANAIQPAWATGGCGAHGVHSPCFDAFITKINPPGNQLVYSTYLGGTDDDQGAAIAVDAGGSAYIAGTTRSGNFPTANPIQRSFAGGNCGPEQLSDGDHPCRDAFVAKINSTGSALVYSTFLGGTGRESGNGIAVDPSGNAYVTGWTDSIDFPTANAIQPASGGGSCSRSSEKFIPAPCPDAFITKLNMNGSAFVYSTYLGGALLEEGRGIALDSSNQAYLTGQTTSVNFPVTAGAFQTTKGGSDSSSDAFVTKLNAAGSALIYSTYLGGIRSDEGHGIAVDASGHAYITGLTRSENFPTAFPIQASGGGCQDSNDCTFNAFVTAFNPAGSALIYSTYLTGRTGFTNGQGIAGDSFGNMYVTGGTSSNTFPTTPGVIQPSYQDGSDAFVSKIAVTHSYSDGFNRANSTTLGSNWNEYLGNLEIFNNTVRNTTAANKAAVYARVFGPDQAVSADCKLTEAGSSCGVMARWSSESNFYRARLDVGAQNIALYKTVNGTTTRLGISTRPLAFNTFYRIRLVVRGASVSAYFANESTPAISVSDTSLPSGNLAGIRSYASSVYATVFENFDVTTPLADTFNRTNSTSLGASWNEYLPDLEVFEGELRNVSGGGQPKAARYLTSVGPDQEIAVDCKVTAAGNACGLMGRWSDANNYYLLRLDAGAQNIALFKVVNGTTTRLGLVSRPLKFNTYYRLRLIEKRNRLMAFFGNESAAAISVTDSSLTSGSFAGIRAFASAADTTFFNNFDLTVAQ; from the coding sequence ATGAAATCGCAATTGATCGTCCTTGCCCTGCTCCTGGGGCTCTCCATGCCCCTCTATGCCGCGCTACCCGAACCACAAAGTCAAACCGAGAAGATTCAGACGGCCTACGGACAGCTTCCTTTAAGCTTTGAAGAGAACCAAGGACAAACCGACGCCCACGTGAAATTTCTCTCCCGAGGACAAGGGTACACCCTCTTTTTGACTGCTACCGAAGCGGTGCTGACGATTCAGAGGAAGGTCGACAGTCGAGCGGGAAAGAACCCTCTCCTTCCCCCCTTGGTGTTGGCCATGGGACTCTCCGGGGCCAATCGAGCACCGGCCATTTTAGGAGAAGAATCGCTTCCGGGAAAACAGAACTACTTGATTGGGAATGACCCGAAAAAGTGGCAGACTGATATTTCGACCTACCAAAAGGTGAAATACCAAAATGTCTATCCGGGGATTGATCTGGTCTACTACGGCAATCAGCGGCAATTGGAATATGACTTTGTCATCGCTCCCAAAGCCGACCCAAGAAAGATTGAACTTCAGTTTAAGGGGGCAGAGCGGATAGAGATCGATGATCAAGGTAATTTGGTTCTCTCGGTTCAAGGGAAGATGACCCAACTGCAAAAACCAATTATCTATCAAGACAACGCCGGCAAGAGACAAATCATCCCAGGTGGCTATCTCCTGAAAGGAAAGGAGAAGGTCGGCTTTCAGGTCACGGCATATGACCGCACCCGACCGCTGATTATCGACCCGGTCCTCGGCTATTCGACCTATTTGGGTGGAAGTTCTTTTGATGGCGGAACTGCGATTGCAGTTGATAGATCGGGCAATGCGTATATTACAGGAACAACTATTTCATCGGACTTTCCCACCACCGCAGGATCTTTTCAGACCGTCGCTCCTTCCTCCGATGCGTCGAACGTATTTGTGACAAAACTGAATCCTGCGGGGACCGCAATCATTTATTCGACTTACCTGGGAGGGACCATAGAGGATCCCAATCTGGATGAGGGGGATGGTTACGACGAAGCATCTGGCATTGCGGTGGATGGATTAGGAAATGCTTATATCATAGGACGAACCAATTCTAGAAATTATCCGGTGGCCAACGCCATCCAGCCGGCGTGGGCCACCGGGGGTTGCGGTGCGCATGGGGTCCACTCTCCCTGTTTTGATGCTTTCATCACTAAGATCAACCCCCCCGGTAATCAGCTCGTCTACTCGACTTATCTCGGTGGTACCGACGATGATCAGGGCGCTGCCATTGCTGTGGATGCCGGCGGCAGTGCCTATATCGCAGGGACAACCCGGTCAGGTAATTTTCCGACAGCCAATCCGATCCAGCGCTCTTTTGCAGGAGGGAACTGCGGTCCGGAACAACTCTCAGATGGCGATCACCCCTGTCGGGATGCCTTTGTGGCAAAGATCAATTCCACCGGATCCGCCCTGGTCTACTCGACGTTCTTAGGCGGCACCGGAAGAGAATCCGGAAATGGCATTGCAGTAGACCCTTCCGGAAATGCTTATGTCACCGGCTGGACCGACTCTATAGACTTCCCTACCGCGAATGCGATACAGCCCGCTTCGGGTGGCGGCTCCTGTAGCCGAAGCTCTGAAAAATTCATACCGGCTCCCTGTCCCGATGCTTTTATCACAAAATTAAATATGAATGGGAGTGCATTTGTTTATAGCACCTATTTAGGAGGAGCCCTTTTAGAAGAAGGCCGTGGCATCGCCCTGGATTCCTCAAATCAGGCCTATCTGACCGGCCAGACCACCTCGGTCAACTTCCCCGTGACTGCAGGAGCATTCCAGACCACAAAGGGGGGAAGTGATTCCAGTTCTGATGCCTTCGTTACGAAGCTCAATGCAGCCGGATCGGCGCTAATCTATTCTACCTATCTGGGTGGGATCCGGTCGGACGAGGGCCATGGAATCGCGGTCGACGCGTCTGGTCATGCCTATATTACCGGCTTGACCCGGTCTGAGAACTTCCCAACCGCATTCCCGATTCAAGCCTCAGGAGGGGGCTGCCAAGACTCCAATGATTGTACTTTTAATGCCTTCGTTACTGCGTTTAATCCGGCAGGAAGTGCGCTCATTTATTCGACTTATCTCACCGGCCGGACAGGCTTTACGAACGGACAAGGCATCGCGGGCGATTCCTTCGGCAATATGTATGTGACCGGAGGCACTTCTTCGAACACCTTCCCAACCACGCCGGGCGTTATTCAACCTTCCTATCAAGACGGCTCCGACGCATTCGTCAGCAAGATCGCCGTCACGCACTCTTATTCCGACGGCTTCAATCGCGCAAACTCGACCACCCTCGGCTCCAACTGGAACGAGTATCTGGGTAACTTGGAGATCTTTAATAATACCGTCCGAAACACGACCGCGGCCAACAAGGCGGCCGTCTATGCACGAGTCTTCGGTCCTGATCAGGCCGTTTCTGCAGATTGCAAGCTCACTGAAGCAGGCAGTTCCTGCGGGGTGATGGCCCGTTGGTCTTCCGAGAGCAACTTCTATCGCGCCCGCCTCGACGTCGGTGCTCAGAACATCGCACTGTATAAGACGGTGAATGGAACGACCACCCGGCTGGGAATCTCGACCCGTCCCCTCGCCTTTAACACCTTCTATCGGATTCGACTCGTCGTCCGAGGGGCCAGTGTGTCGGCCTACTTCGCCAACGAGAGCACTCCGGCCATCTCAGTCAGCGACACCTCGCTTCCCTCCGGCAACCTTGCCGGCATCCGCTCGTACGCTTCCTCTGTCTATGCCACGGTCTTTGAGAACTTCGATGTCACCACCCCTTTGGCCGATACCTTCAATCGTACGAACTCGACGAGCTTGGGAGCGAGTTGGAATGAATATCTGCCGGATCTGGAGGTCTTCGAAGGGGAGCTACGCAATGTCAGTGGCGGCGGACAGCCGAAGGCAGCGCGCTATCTCACCTCGGTGGGACCGGATCAAGAGATCGCTGTCGACTGCAAGGTGACGGCTGCTGGGAATGCCTGTGGCCTGATGGGGCGTTGGTCGGATGCGAATAATTACTATCTGCTCAGACTCGATGCCGGCGCCCAGAATATCGCGCTCTTTAAAGTGGTCAACGGCACCACCACGCGTCTGGGTCTCGTCAGCCGGCCCTTGAAGTTTAATACCTATTATCGATTGCGGCTGATCGAAAAAAGAAATCGCTTGATGGCTTTCTTCGGCAATGAGAGTGCCGCAGCGATCTCTGTGACTGATTCCTCTCTAACCTCCGGCAGCTTCGCAGGCATCCGTGCGTTCGCCTCGGCCGCAGATACCACCTTCTTTAATAATTTCGATCTAACAGTGGCACAGTAA
- a CDS encoding NAD(P)-dependent oxidoreductase has product MEKHAFQIGIVGVGRMGANMARRLKDQGYLLTAVYDIDRPRSAALAKELGCAAAPTPAEVAKGANTILTVVTDDGAMRRVFSASDPESLLAFGAGKLFINCATLSPAIHIEIEQLARKRGAETLEACMASSIPQAREGTLYLMCGGARAVFERAKPLLESLGRSIRYVGGAGEAAKVKALVNMVMNINTAALAEGMGLGAALGLDLSLLREVFSETGAASRVLETDGADMQQREHDCYFSAEHAAKDSGIALTLAEEQGLTLPLAKATYAQYRRLMEIGKGGLDKSAIAELTFPGRSDK; this is encoded by the coding sequence ATGGAGAAGCACGCATTTCAGATTGGGATCGTCGGCGTGGGACGGATGGGGGCCAACATGGCGCGCCGGCTGAAAGACCAAGGATATCTCTTGACGGCGGTGTATGACATCGACCGGCCGAGGTCGGCGGCGTTGGCAAAAGAGCTCGGATGTGCGGCTGCGCCGACGCCGGCGGAGGTGGCGAAGGGAGCGAACACCATCCTCACGGTGGTGACCGATGATGGGGCGATGCGTCGGGTTTTTTCGGCGTCCGACCCGGAGAGCCTTCTCGCGTTCGGAGCGGGGAAGCTCTTTATCAACTGCGCGACCCTCTCCCCCGCGATTCATATTGAGATCGAACAGCTCGCCCGGAAGCGGGGGGCGGAGACGCTGGAGGCCTGCATGGCGAGCAGCATCCCGCAGGCGCGCGAGGGGACGCTGTATTTGATGTGCGGGGGCGCCCGCGCGGTCTTCGAGCGGGCGAAGCCGCTGCTCGAATCGCTGGGCCGATCGATCCGCTACGTCGGCGGCGCGGGGGAGGCGGCCAAGGTGAAAGCGCTGGTGAACATGGTGATGAACATCAACACCGCCGCCTTGGCGGAGGGAATGGGGCTCGGCGCGGCGCTCGGGCTCGACCTCTCCCTGCTGCGCGAGGTCTTCTCCGAGACCGGCGCCGCTTCCCGCGTGCTGGAGACCGACGGCGCCGACATGCAGCAGCGGGAGCATGACTGTTACTTCTCCGCGGAACATGCCGCCAAAGATTCGGGAATCGCTTTGACGCTGGCGGAGGAGCAAGGGTTGACCCTTCCACTGGCAAAGGCGACCTATGCACAATACCGGCGCCTGATGGAGATCGGAAAGGGGGGATTGGACAAGTCGGCGATCGCGGAGCTGACCTTTCCCGGCCGAAGCGATAAATAG
- a CDS encoding site-2 protease family protein produces MFGRKLKLFRVFGFSVHVDVSWIVIALMVTWSLAEGFFPFEYRTLSAQTYWIMGVAGALGLFGSVVFHELSHSLVARRYGLQMRGITLFIFGGVAEMDEEPASPKVEFLMALAGPLSSLLLSGLFYGVYVFGQRSGWGAPIYGVFGYLGVINAILAGFNLVPAFPLDGGRVLRSILWGWRKDLLWGTRISAAIGSGFGIFLVLYGVASILQGNFIGGVWQFLIGIFVRDAAKSAYQQLLTRQVLEGESVRRFMQPNPVTVNPSVTLSQLVDGYIYQHQHKMFPVVNGSELVGCVELNQVKEIPRNEWPRRTVGEIAKPCSFDQAISPDADAVTALAKMNQSHTSRLLVMDRGRLIGTLSLRDLVRFLSLKEELEKDGRAAA; encoded by the coding sequence ATGTTCGGCAGAAAATTGAAGTTGTTTCGGGTGTTCGGGTTTTCGGTTCATGTCGATGTGAGCTGGATTGTGATTGCGCTGATGGTCACCTGGTCGTTGGCGGAGGGTTTCTTCCCGTTCGAATATCGGACCCTCTCCGCTCAAACCTATTGGATCATGGGGGTCGCCGGGGCGCTGGGACTCTTTGGATCGGTTGTCTTCCACGAGCTGAGCCACTCGTTGGTGGCGCGCCGGTATGGGCTTCAGATGCGGGGGATCACCCTCTTTATCTTCGGCGGGGTGGCCGAGATGGATGAAGAGCCGGCGAGCCCCAAGGTGGAGTTTCTGATGGCGCTCGCGGGGCCGCTCTCAAGCCTCCTCTTGTCGGGTCTCTTCTACGGTGTCTACGTCTTCGGCCAAAGAAGCGGGTGGGGAGCGCCGATCTATGGCGTCTTCGGCTACCTCGGTGTGATCAATGCCATCTTGGCGGGGTTCAACCTCGTCCCTGCGTTTCCGCTCGACGGCGGCCGGGTCCTTCGGTCGATCTTATGGGGATGGCGGAAAGACCTTCTCTGGGGCACCCGCATCTCTGCGGCGATCGGCTCGGGATTCGGGATCTTTCTGGTGCTGTATGGGGTTGCCAGCATTTTGCAGGGAAATTTCATCGGTGGGGTCTGGCAATTCCTGATTGGGATTTTTGTCCGGGATGCGGCGAAGTCGGCCTATCAGCAGCTCCTCACGCGCCAAGTGCTGGAAGGGGAGTCGGTCCGTCGGTTCATGCAGCCCAACCCGGTGACGGTCAACCCGTCGGTGACGCTGTCTCAGCTGGTCGACGGATATATTTACCAGCACCAGCACAAGATGTTTCCGGTGGTGAACGGAAGCGAGCTGGTCGGCTGCGTGGAGTTGAATCAGGTGAAGGAGATTCCGCGGAACGAGTGGCCGAGGCGGACGGTGGGAGAGATTGCGAAGCCCTGCTCTTTCGACCAGGCGATCTCGCCCGATGCCGACGCGGTGACGGCGCTGGCGAAGATGAATCAAAGCCACACCAGCCGGCTCCTGGTAATGGACCGGGGGCGGCTCATCGGCACCCTCTCGCTGCGGGATCTGGTTCGATTTCTCTCCCTGAAAGAAGAATTGGAAAAAGACGGCCGCGCCGCGGCGTAG